The following are encoded in a window of Acinetobacter radioresistens DSM 6976 = NBRC 102413 = CIP 103788 genomic DNA:
- the mobQ gene encoding MobQ family relaxase, translating to MAIYHCTTKTVNRSSGRTAVASMAYRAGEKLTDERTGLTHDFTRKEGVVYTEILSNLDTELDRSKVWNLAEKSENRKDARTAREWVIALPDELDEEQRKELAREFAQSLVDRYGVVADLAIHAPSKGGDDKNHHAHILLTTRKAELDTENKLVLTQKSEIELSNTKRKSLGMGTSQEEIKQIRATWANLANHALEYAGYRERIDHRSYADQGNQLQATIHEGSKVTQMRRKGIDTEISRFNDTIKQQNSQRLQYKQQHKEQTLEQGFNRVEKGFEQWKKDQEAKRLELEHKKQLKLQQEQTMKLKQRKSMNRNGPSL from the coding sequence CAGATGAACGGACAGGGTTAACGCACGACTTCACGAGAAAAGAAGGTGTGGTGTATACAGAGATTCTTTCTAACTTGGATACTGAATTAGACCGAAGCAAAGTTTGGAATCTGGCGGAAAAATCAGAAAATCGGAAAGATGCCCGAACCGCACGTGAATGGGTAATTGCTCTACCGGACGAGCTGGATGAAGAACAGCGAAAAGAACTAGCAAGAGAGTTTGCTCAATCTTTAGTAGACCGTTATGGGGTGGTTGCAGATTTAGCGATTCATGCACCCAGCAAAGGTGGAGATGATAAAAACCATCATGCACATATCTTACTGACAACTCGCAAAGCAGAATTAGATACTGAAAATAAACTGGTCCTCACTCAAAAATCGGAAATTGAGTTAAGTAACACCAAAAGAAAAAGCTTAGGCATGGGAACAAGCCAGGAAGAAATTAAACAGATTCGAGCCACCTGGGCAAACTTAGCCAATCATGCTCTGGAATATGCAGGGTATCGGGAAAGAATCGACCACCGCAGCTATGCCGATCAAGGTAATCAGCTACAAGCCACCATACATGAAGGCAGTAAAGTCACCCAGATGCGCAGAAAAGGCATAGATACTGAAATTAGCCGTTTCAACGACACGATCAAACAGCAGAACAGTCAACGGCTCCAATACAAACAACAGCACAAGGAACAGACCTTAGAACAGGGTTTCAACCGTGTTGAAAAAGGCTTTGAGCAATGGAAGAAAGATCAGGAAGCTAAACGCCTAGAACTGGAACATAAAAAGCAGTTAAAGCTACAGCAAGAACAAACGATGAAGCTGAAACAACGCAAAAGCATGAATAGAAATGGGCCTTCCCTATGA